One genomic window of Blastopirellula retiformator includes the following:
- a CDS encoding phytanoyl-CoA dioxygenase family protein: MSSASIKLDHDGFVLLPSPFDLAELDQITADLTAAIEASQRDGESIRTRAGAAYAARNVLSVYPDVAHVWRKPALVDMLLEVLGRDCGLVRVLYFDKPPEKTWSLPWHKDLTIAVREHVGPSQQYAKPTFKAGVPHVEAPLELLEQMLTLRIHLDDVDAENGALQVLPGSHKTGKAAASGTPHLIGCHRGDVLAMRPLLSHASGESTPGSNRHRRILHLEFAAVPTLAEGFAWQLFQAVA, encoded by the coding sequence ATGTCCTCTGCGTCTATAAAACTTGACCACGATGGCTTCGTCCTCCTTCCTTCTCCTTTCGATCTGGCTGAGCTCGACCAAATAACCGCCGATCTCACGGCCGCGATCGAAGCGTCCCAGCGCGATGGCGAATCAATCCGCACGCGTGCCGGCGCCGCCTATGCCGCCCGCAACGTGCTGTCGGTCTATCCCGACGTCGCACACGTGTGGCGCAAACCAGCGCTCGTCGACATGCTACTAGAGGTTCTGGGCCGTGACTGCGGCTTGGTCCGCGTTCTCTACTTCGACAAGCCGCCGGAGAAAACCTGGTCGCTGCCGTGGCATAAAGATCTTACGATCGCGGTCCGCGAGCATGTCGGCCCCAGTCAGCAGTACGCCAAGCCAACCTTCAAGGCCGGCGTTCCGCATGTCGAAGCGCCGCTGGAGCTGCTAGAGCAAATGCTCACCTTGCGGATCCACCTGGACGATGTCGACGCCGAGAATGGCGCCCTGCAGGTGCTGCCCGGCTCTCACAAGACTGGCAAAGCGGCCGCCAGCGGTACGCCCCACCTTATCGGTTGTCATCGCGGCGACGTACTGGCGATGCGTCCCCTGCTGTCGCACGCCAGCGGTGAGTCGACGCCGGGCAGCAACCGCCATCGGCGGATTCTCCATTTGGAATTTGCCGCCGTGCCGACGCTGGCAGAAGGGTTCGCTTGGCAGCTGTTTCAAGCGGTTGCATGA